From Streptomyces sp. NBC_00370, a single genomic window includes:
- a CDS encoding hotdog fold thioesterase has translation MGDQSAIKLPQDIIDEYAALGTDLPALFSAGHLGERMGVEIVEATAERVVGTMPVEGNTQPYGLLHGGASAVLAETLGSVGAMLHGRSGKVAVGVDLNCTHHRGVRGGTVTGIATPVHLGRSTATYEIVITDEHDKRVCTARLTCLLRDAGPRS, from the coding sequence ATGGGTGACCAGTCCGCCATCAAACTGCCCCAGGACATCATCGACGAGTACGCGGCGCTCGGCACCGACCTCCCCGCGCTCTTCTCCGCCGGGCACCTCGGCGAGCGCATGGGCGTCGAGATCGTCGAGGCCACCGCCGAGCGCGTCGTCGGCACCATGCCCGTCGAAGGCAACACCCAGCCGTACGGGCTGCTGCACGGCGGCGCTTCCGCCGTCCTGGCCGAAACCCTCGGCTCCGTCGGGGCGATGCTGCACGGGCGCAGCGGCAAGGTCGCCGTCGGCGTCGACCTCAACTGCACGCACCACCGCGGCGTACGTGGCGGCACCGTCACCGGCATCGCCACCCCCGTTCACCTCGGCCGCTCGACCGCGACCTACGAAATCGTCATCACCGACGAACACGACAAGCGCGTGTGCACCGCGCGCCTCACCTGTCTGCTGCGCGACGCGGGTCCGCGGAGCTGA
- a CDS encoding branched-chain amino acid ABC transporter substrate-binding protein has translation MRQRSLLILTTVLTTGALTLTACGSRDDDSDSSGGDSGKNVTVVIGVDAPLTGQNSATGLGLQYGAQIAADDANKNKSVPGVTFKIKALDDKALPASGQQNASALVAEKEVLGVVGPLNSGVATSMQKTFANANLVEISPANTAPELTQGKDWQTGTKKRDYKTYFRTATTDALQGGFAAQYAFKDLKKKSVYVVDDQQTYGAGLAKLFKEGFVKQGGKVAGQDHVNTGDKDFSTLVTKIKNSKADLVYYGGQYDESQILTKQLKDAGAKIPLFGGDGMFSDTYIKTAGAAAEGDLATSVGVPLDTLPAAKAFIAEYKAKKYPGDYGTYGGYSYDAATAIIKAVGNVVKDGKIPDDAREQVVAEVQKSNFSGIAGPVSFDQYGDTTNKQLTVYQVTKGAWKAVNSGTYDAG, from the coding sequence GTGCGACAGCGTTCGTTGCTCATACTCACCACCGTGCTCACCACCGGAGCACTCACACTCACGGCCTGCGGATCGCGCGACGACGACAGCGACTCCAGCGGCGGCGACAGCGGCAAGAACGTCACCGTGGTCATCGGCGTCGACGCGCCGCTCACCGGACAGAACTCCGCGACCGGCCTCGGCCTGCAGTACGGCGCCCAGATAGCCGCCGACGACGCCAACAAGAACAAGTCCGTCCCCGGCGTCACCTTCAAGATCAAGGCCCTCGACGACAAGGCCCTGCCGGCCTCCGGCCAGCAGAACGCCAGCGCCCTGGTGGCCGAGAAGGAAGTCCTCGGCGTCGTCGGCCCGCTCAACTCCGGTGTGGCCACCTCGATGCAGAAGACCTTCGCGAACGCCAACCTCGTCGAGATCTCCCCCGCCAACACGGCGCCCGAGCTCACGCAGGGCAAGGACTGGCAGACCGGCACGAAGAAGCGCGACTACAAGACGTACTTCCGCACCGCCACGACCGACGCCCTGCAGGGTGGCTTCGCCGCCCAGTACGCCTTCAAGGACCTCAAGAAGAAGAGCGTCTACGTCGTCGACGACCAGCAGACCTACGGCGCCGGCCTCGCGAAGCTCTTCAAGGAGGGCTTCGTCAAGCAAGGCGGCAAGGTCGCGGGCCAGGACCACGTCAACACCGGTGACAAGGACTTCTCCACCCTCGTCACCAAGATCAAGAACTCCAAGGCCGACCTGGTCTACTACGGCGGTCAGTACGACGAGTCGCAGATCCTCACCAAGCAGCTCAAGGACGCGGGCGCCAAGATCCCGCTCTTCGGCGGCGACGGCATGTTCTCCGACACGTACATCAAGACGGCAGGCGCGGCCGCCGAGGGCGACCTCGCCACCTCCGTCGGTGTCCCGCTGGACACCCTGCCCGCCGCCAAGGCCTTCATCGCCGAGTACAAGGCGAAGAAGTACCCCGGTGACTACGGCACCTACGGTGGTTACTCCTACGACGCCGCGACCGCCATCATCAAGGCCGTCGGCAACGTCGTGAAGGACGGGAAGATCCCGGACGACGCGCGTGAGCAGGTCGTCGCCGAGGTCCAGAAGTCCAACTTCTCGGGCATCGCAGGACCCGTCTCGTTCGACCAGTACGGCGACACCACCAACAAGCAGCTCACCGTCTACCAGGTCACCAAGGGTGCCTGGAAGGCCGTCAACAGCGGCACCTACGACGCCGGCTGA
- a CDS encoding lytic transglycosylase domain-containing protein, producing the protein MAALFGRRLRRGATSTAVAAAAIAALAASQAPGATPAPRPDGGTTADVTPPAADTVTGGSQYYTELPPLNTPNKPGSSIGKPGAQGPAEAGIPASVLAAYRQAEATLKESKPQCRLPWQLLAAIGKVESGQARGGQVNAQGTTNAPILGPVLNGAGFANIPDTDGGQYDGDSVHDRAVGPMQFIPSTWATWGRDANGDGAKDPNNVFDAALAAGLYLCAGDRDLSIDSERNAAILSYNHSQEYLNTVLSWLEFYRNGTHEVPDGSGVLPSGNGPLNPEPSTSPSTSPSTSPSVDATHPPSKPHKPGTPKPPGGSGSPTTPPTTPPGDGTTTPPGDGGSPGGPTTPPAQPVVGHLEKAGGDGLSAVAGSLFAGRATVKAETDAGKPVAGTAVQFEIVGDTDAHFEGTPAKIVVTTGKDGTATAPAVRAGEKAGSFTVKASVKTGGVAAVQYAATVTARQADTVARTDDAALTAAPGAEFANPVTVKATVKGAAVAGTAVKVSMVTADSGPYFKDEAGKPVRALDGLKTDADGKLQLPKIYADDTAGTFDLRIEAAGGAVLTVHLTVEAPK; encoded by the coding sequence ATGGCAGCGCTATTCGGCCGCCGACTGCGCAGAGGGGCGACCAGCACAGCCGTGGCCGCGGCCGCTATCGCGGCCCTGGCCGCATCACAAGCCCCTGGCGCTACCCCCGCCCCCAGACCGGACGGCGGGACGACGGCCGATGTGACCCCACCCGCCGCGGACACGGTCACCGGCGGCTCCCAGTACTACACGGAGCTGCCTCCGCTGAACACGCCGAACAAGCCGGGCAGTTCGATAGGCAAGCCGGGCGCCCAGGGACCGGCGGAAGCGGGTATCCCCGCCTCGGTCCTCGCCGCGTACCGGCAGGCGGAAGCGACCCTCAAGGAGAGCAAGCCGCAGTGCCGCCTCCCCTGGCAGCTGCTCGCCGCCATAGGCAAGGTCGAGTCGGGGCAGGCACGCGGCGGTCAGGTCAACGCGCAGGGCACCACCAACGCGCCGATCCTCGGCCCGGTGCTCAACGGCGCGGGCTTCGCCAACATCCCGGACACCGACGGCGGACAGTACGACGGCGACAGCGTCCATGACCGCGCCGTCGGCCCGATGCAGTTCATCCCCTCCACCTGGGCCACCTGGGGCCGCGACGCCAACGGCGACGGCGCCAAGGACCCCAACAACGTGTTCGACGCGGCGCTCGCCGCGGGCCTCTACCTCTGTGCGGGCGACCGCGACCTGTCCATCGACAGCGAGCGGAACGCGGCGATCCTCAGCTACAACCACTCGCAGGAGTACCTCAACACGGTCCTGTCGTGGCTGGAGTTCTACCGCAACGGCACCCACGAGGTCCCGGACGGCAGTGGCGTACTGCCCTCCGGCAACGGCCCGCTCAACCCCGAGCCCTCGACCAGCCCCAGCACATCGCCGAGCACCAGCCCCAGCGTGGACGCGACGCACCCGCCGTCCAAGCCGCACAAGCCCGGCACCCCCAAGCCGCCCGGCGGTTCGGGTTCACCGACCACGCCGCCGACCACCCCGCCCGGCGACGGTACCACCACCCCGCCCGGCGACGGCGGCAGCCCCGGCGGCCCGACCACACCCCCCGCGCAGCCCGTGGTCGGCCATCTGGAGAAGGCCGGCGGTGACGGCCTGTCGGCGGTCGCCGGAAGCCTGTTCGCCGGCCGGGCCACGGTCAAGGCGGAAACCGACGCGGGCAAGCCCGTCGCGGGTACGGCGGTGCAGTTCGAGATCGTCGGCGACACCGACGCGCACTTCGAGGGCACTCCGGCCAAGATCGTCGTCACCACAGGCAAGGACGGCACGGCCACCGCGCCGGCCGTCCGCGCGGGCGAGAAGGCCGGCAGCTTCACCGTCAAGGCCAGCGTGAAGACCGGCGGGGTCGCCGCCGTCCAGTACGCGGCGACGGTCACCGCCCGCCAGGCCGACACCGTCGCCAGGACCGACGACGCGGCCCTGACCGCGGCGCCCGGCGCGGAGTTCGCCAACCCCGTCACGGTCAAGGCCACCGTCAAGGGCGCGGCTGTCGCCGGCACGGCCGTCAAGGTCAGCATGGTGACCGCCGACTCGGGGCCGTACTTCAAGGACGAGGCCGGTAAGCCGGTCCGCGCCCTGGACGGCCTCAAGACCGACGCCGACGGCAAGCTCCAGCTGCCGAAGATCTACGCAGACGACACCGCCGGCACCTTCGACCTCCGGATCGAAGCGGCGGGCGGCGCCGTCCTGACCGTCCACCTCACGGTCGAGGCGCCCAAGTAG
- the polA gene encoding DNA polymerase I, which translates to MAETASKKTADIRPRLLLMDGHSLAYRAFFALPAENFTTATGQPTNAIYGFASMLANTLRDEAPTHFAVAFDVSRKTWRSEEFPEYKANRSTTPDEFKGQVELIGELLDAMGAVRFAVDGFEADDIIATLVTQAEAAGFDVLIVSGDRDSFQLVSEHTTVLYPTKGVSELTRFTPAKVQEKYGLTPAQYPDFAALRGDPSDNLPGIPGVGEKTAAKWINQFGSFDELIARADEVKGKAGQNFRDHLESVKLNRRLTEMVRDVPLPKSAVELERAPYDRTAVAGVLEVLEIRNPSLRERLLAVDPGAVEDAPPPPEAGVELDGAVLATGELAPWLAEHGAQPLGVATVDTWALGTGSISEIALAAAGGAAAWFDTTQLDEADEQAFAGWLADAERPKVMHNAKAVMRVAPEHGWRIDGVTMDTALAAYLVKPGRRSFALDALAVEYLGRELAPAAAADGQLAFGTDEQAEAQALMTQARAVLDLGDAFTGRLAEVGAAELLDDIELPTSIMLARLERHGIAADRAHLEAMEQQFAGAVQQAVKEAHATVGREFNLGSPKQLQEVLFAELGLPKTKKTKTGYTTDADALAWLAAQTEHELPVIMLRHREQAKLRVTVEGLIKSIGADGRIHTTFSQTVAATGRLSSTDPNLQNVPVRTDEGRAIRRGFVVGEGYESLMTADYSQIELRVMAHLSEDAGLIEAFTSGEDLHTTVASQVFGVERAAVDPEMRRKIKAMSYGLAYGLSAFGLSQQLNIEAAEARGLMETFFERFGGVRDYLQRAVVEARATGYTETMLGRRRYLPDLNSDNRQRREAAERMALNAPIQGTAADIVKVAMLHVDTALRQSGLTSRMLLQVHDEIVLEIAPGERAAVEELLRREMLAAVELRAPLDVSVGVGADWESAAH; encoded by the coding sequence GTGGCTGAGACAGCATCGAAGAAGACCGCAGACATCCGTCCTCGCCTGCTCCTCATGGACGGGCACTCCCTGGCGTACCGGGCGTTCTTCGCGCTGCCCGCGGAGAACTTCACCACCGCGACCGGCCAGCCGACCAACGCCATCTACGGCTTCGCGTCGATGCTGGCGAACACGCTGCGCGACGAGGCGCCCACGCATTTCGCCGTGGCCTTCGACGTGTCCCGCAAGACCTGGCGTTCCGAGGAGTTCCCGGAGTACAAGGCCAACCGTTCCACGACTCCCGACGAGTTTAAGGGACAGGTCGAGCTGATCGGAGAGCTGCTCGACGCGATGGGCGCCGTCCGGTTCGCCGTGGACGGCTTCGAGGCCGACGACATCATCGCCACCCTCGTCACCCAGGCAGAGGCCGCCGGGTTCGACGTACTGATCGTCTCGGGCGACCGGGACTCCTTCCAGCTCGTCAGTGAGCACACCACGGTGCTCTACCCCACCAAGGGCGTCTCCGAGCTGACCCGTTTCACCCCGGCGAAGGTCCAGGAGAAGTACGGACTGACGCCCGCGCAGTATCCGGACTTCGCCGCCCTGCGCGGCGACCCGTCCGACAACCTCCCGGGCATCCCCGGGGTCGGCGAGAAGACGGCCGCCAAGTGGATCAACCAGTTCGGGTCCTTCGACGAGCTGATCGCGCGCGCCGACGAGGTCAAGGGCAAGGCCGGGCAGAACTTCCGCGACCATCTGGAGTCGGTCAAGCTCAACCGCCGGCTCACCGAGATGGTGCGCGACGTGCCGCTGCCCAAGAGCGCGGTGGAGCTGGAGCGCGCCCCCTACGACCGCACGGCGGTCGCCGGGGTGCTGGAGGTCCTGGAGATCCGCAACCCCAGCCTGCGGGAGCGGCTGCTCGCGGTCGACCCCGGCGCCGTCGAGGACGCGCCCCCGCCGCCCGAGGCCGGTGTCGAGCTGGACGGCGCCGTCCTCGCCACGGGTGAACTCGCCCCCTGGCTCGCCGAGCACGGCGCGCAGCCCCTCGGTGTCGCCACCGTCGACACCTGGGCGCTGGGCACGGGCAGCATCAGCGAAATCGCGCTGGCCGCCGCGGGCGGCGCCGCCGCCTGGTTCGACACCACCCAGCTCGACGAGGCCGACGAACAGGCGTTCGCCGGCTGGCTCGCCGACGCGGAGCGCCCGAAGGTCATGCACAACGCGAAGGCCGTCATGCGGGTCGCCCCCGAGCACGGCTGGCGGATCGACGGCGTCACGATGGACACCGCCCTCGCCGCCTATCTCGTCAAGCCGGGCCGCCGCTCCTTCGCGCTGGACGCCCTCGCCGTCGAATACCTCGGCCGGGAACTCGCCCCCGCCGCCGCGGCCGACGGACAGCTCGCCTTCGGCACGGACGAGCAGGCCGAGGCGCAGGCGCTCATGACCCAGGCCCGCGCCGTCCTCGACCTGGGCGACGCCTTCACCGGACGGCTCGCCGAGGTCGGCGCCGCCGAGCTGCTCGACGACATCGAGCTGCCCACCTCGATCATGCTGGCCCGCCTGGAGCGGCACGGCATCGCCGCCGACCGCGCCCATCTCGAAGCCATGGAGCAGCAGTTCGCAGGCGCCGTGCAGCAGGCGGTCAAGGAGGCACATGCCACGGTGGGCCGAGAGTTCAACCTCGGCTCGCCCAAGCAGCTCCAGGAAGTCCTCTTCGCCGAGCTGGGCCTGCCCAAGACGAAGAAGACCAAGACCGGTTACACGACGGACGCGGACGCGCTGGCCTGGCTCGCCGCGCAGACCGAGCACGAGCTGCCCGTCATCATGCTGCGCCACCGCGAGCAGGCGAAGCTGCGGGTCACCGTCGAGGGGCTGATCAAGTCGATCGGCGCCGACGGCCGGATCCACACCACCTTCAGCCAGACCGTGGCCGCCACCGGACGTCTCTCGTCCACCGACCCCAATCTGCAGAACGTGCCGGTGCGTACCGACGAGGGCCGGGCCATCCGCCGCGGCTTCGTCGTCGGCGAGGGCTACGAGTCGCTGATGACGGCCGACTACAGCCAGATCGAGCTGCGCGTGATGGCGCATCTGTCCGAGGACGCCGGGCTGATCGAGGCCTTCACCTCGGGCGAGGACCTGCACACCACCGTCGCCTCCCAGGTGTTCGGCGTGGAGCGGGCCGCCGTCGACCCCGAGATGCGGCGCAAGATCAAGGCGATGTCGTACGGCCTCGCCTACGGTCTGTCCGCCTTCGGCCTCTCCCAGCAGCTCAACATCGAGGCCGCCGAGGCACGCGGTCTGATGGAGACCTTCTTCGAACGGTTCGGCGGGGTGCGTGACTACCTCCAGCGCGCCGTCGTCGAGGCCAGGGCCACCGGCTACACGGAGACGATGCTCGGACGCCGCCGCTACCTGCCCGACCTCAACAGCGACAACCGACAGCGCCGCGAGGCGGCCGAGCGGATGGCGCTCAACGCCCCCATCCAGGGCACGGCCGCCGACATCGTCAAGGTCGCGATGCTCCATGTCGACACCGCGCTGCGCCAGTCGGGGCTCACCTCCCGGATGCTCCTCCAGGTCCACGACGAAATCGTGCTGGAGATCGCCCCCGGCGAGCGCGCGGCCGTGGAGGAACTGCTGCGCCGCGAGATGCTGGCCGCCGTCGAACTGCGCGCGCCGCTCGACGTCTCGGTGGGCGTCGGCGCGGACTGGGAGTCGGCGGCGCACTGA
- a CDS encoding branched-chain amino acid ABC transporter permease, which yields MNTLPQQLANGLFLGSMYGLIAIGYTMVYGIVQLINFAHGEIFMTGGFGALTVYLVLPDGISMWIALPLMLIGGALVAVLIAVGAERFAYRPLRGAPRLAPLITAIGLSLALQQIVFNLYPDAKSARPFPQLGFGPYHLGSVDIQGGDIFLLAAAVVSMAALAYFMRTSRTGRAMQATAQDPDTAQLMGIDTNRIIVIAFAIGGLFAAVAGVAYGVKYGQIDYSMGFQAGLKAFTAAVLGGIGNIYGAMLGGLVLGLAEAMATAYISDIPGMEQFGGQSWASVWAFILLILVLLFRPQGLLGERVADRA from the coding sequence GTGAACACCCTGCCGCAGCAGCTGGCCAACGGGCTGTTCCTCGGCTCGATGTACGGGCTGATCGCCATCGGTTACACGATGGTGTACGGCATCGTCCAGCTCATCAACTTCGCCCACGGCGAGATATTCATGACCGGCGGCTTCGGAGCCCTCACGGTCTATCTCGTCCTGCCAGACGGCATATCCATGTGGATAGCCCTCCCTCTGATGCTGATAGGCGGCGCGCTCGTCGCCGTGCTCATCGCCGTCGGAGCGGAACGATTCGCCTACCGGCCCCTACGCGGCGCGCCACGCCTCGCGCCACTCATCACCGCCATCGGCCTCTCGCTCGCGCTCCAGCAGATCGTCTTCAACCTGTACCCGGACGCCAAGAGCGCCCGGCCGTTCCCCCAGCTGGGCTTCGGGCCCTACCACCTCGGCTCGGTGGACATCCAGGGCGGCGACATCTTCCTGCTGGCCGCCGCTGTCGTCTCCATGGCGGCGCTCGCCTACTTCATGCGCACCTCACGGACCGGGCGTGCCATGCAGGCCACCGCGCAGGACCCCGACACCGCGCAGCTGATGGGTATCGACACCAACCGCATCATCGTCATCGCCTTCGCCATCGGCGGCCTCTTCGCCGCCGTCGCCGGCGTCGCGTACGGCGTCAAGTACGGCCAGATCGACTACTCCATGGGCTTCCAGGCCGGGCTCAAAGCCTTCACCGCCGCCGTGCTCGGCGGGATCGGCAACATCTACGGAGCCATGCTCGGCGGCCTCGTCCTCGGCCTCGCCGAAGCCATGGCCACCGCGTACATCTCCGACATCCCCGGCATGGAACAGTTCGGCGGCCAGAGCTGGGCGTCCGTCTGGGCCTTCATCCTCCTCATCCTCGTACTGCTGTTCAGGCCACAAGGCCTACTCGGCGAACGTGTCGCGGACAGGGCGTGA
- a CDS encoding FdhF/YdeP family oxidoreductase: MATKPPADDPAQDDPRVSPPKHAAAGIPAVAHSLQIAQRQMGVRRTARTLLKVNQKDGFDCPGCAWPEGDHRHIAEFCENGAKAVAEEATLRRVTPDFFAAHPLADLFTRSGYWLGQQGRITEPVLLERGAAPDGEDRYEPVSWERAFAIIAEELAALDSPDEALFYTSGRTSNEAAFLLQLFAREFGTNNLPDCSNMCHESSGSALSETIGVGKGSVSLEDIHQADLIIVAGQNPGTNHPRMLSALEKAKSAGAKIISVNPLPEAGLERFKNPQTPQGMLKGAALNDLFLQIRIGGDQALFRLLNKLIIGTPGAVDTAFVEEHTHGYAEFAAAAEEADWADTLTATGLERADIERALDMVLASQRTIVCWAMGLTQHKHAVPTIREVVNFLLLRGNIGRPGAGVCPVRGHSNVQGDRTMGIFERPAPAFLDALDREFRITSPRHHGYDVVRSIEALRDGKAKVFFAMGGNFVAATPDTHVTEAAMRNARLTVQVSTKLNRSHAVTGRRALILPTLGRTDKDVQAGGRQVVTVEDSMGMVHASRGNLPPAGPHLLSEPAIVARMARAVLGPASTTPWEDFEKDYATIRDRIARVVPGFEDFNARVAHPGGFQLPHAPRDERRFPTATGKANFTAAPVEHPELPQGRLLLQTIRSHDQYNTTIYGLDDRYRGIKGGRRVVLVNPDDAAELGLADGAYTDLVSEWRDGVERRAAGFRVVHYPTARGCAAAYYPETNVLVPLGSTADTSNTPVSKSVVVRFEQPGSGERAGQRDAP, translated from the coding sequence ATGGCCACCAAACCGCCCGCGGACGATCCCGCCCAGGACGACCCGCGGGTCTCGCCGCCCAAGCACGCGGCGGCCGGCATCCCCGCCGTCGCGCACAGCCTGCAGATCGCCCAGCGGCAGATGGGGGTCCGGCGCACGGCACGGACGCTGCTCAAGGTCAACCAGAAGGACGGCTTCGACTGCCCCGGCTGCGCCTGGCCCGAGGGTGACCACCGGCACATCGCCGAGTTCTGCGAGAACGGCGCGAAGGCCGTCGCCGAGGAGGCGACGCTGCGCCGGGTCACCCCCGACTTCTTCGCCGCCCACCCGCTGGCCGACCTGTTCACCCGTAGCGGTTACTGGCTGGGGCAGCAGGGCCGGATCACCGAACCCGTCCTGCTGGAGCGCGGCGCGGCCCCGGACGGCGAGGACCGCTACGAACCGGTCAGCTGGGAGCGTGCCTTCGCGATCATCGCCGAGGAGCTGGCCGCGCTCGACTCGCCCGACGAGGCGCTGTTCTACACGTCGGGCCGCACCAGCAACGAGGCGGCCTTCCTGCTCCAGCTGTTCGCCCGCGAGTTCGGCACGAACAACCTGCCCGACTGCTCCAACATGTGCCACGAGTCGTCCGGCTCGGCGCTCTCCGAGACGATCGGCGTCGGCAAGGGCAGCGTCTCCCTCGAAGACATCCACCAGGCCGACCTGATCATCGTCGCGGGCCAGAACCCGGGCACGAACCATCCCCGGATGCTCTCGGCGCTGGAGAAGGCCAAATCGGCGGGCGCCAAGATCATCTCGGTCAACCCGCTGCCCGAGGCGGGGCTCGAACGGTTCAAGAACCCGCAGACCCCGCAGGGCATGCTCAAGGGCGCCGCGCTCAACGACCTGTTCCTGCAGATCAGGATCGGCGGCGACCAGGCGCTCTTCCGGCTGCTCAACAAGCTGATCATCGGCACCCCCGGCGCCGTCGACACCGCGTTCGTCGAGGAACACACCCACGGCTACGCCGAGTTCGCAGCGGCGGCCGAGGAGGCCGACTGGGCCGACACTCTGACGGCGACCGGGCTCGAACGCGCGGACATCGAACGGGCCCTCGACATGGTCCTCGCCTCGCAACGCACCATCGTCTGCTGGGCGATGGGTCTCACCCAGCACAAGCACGCCGTGCCGACCATCCGCGAGGTCGTCAACTTCCTGCTGCTGCGCGGCAACATCGGCCGTCCCGGCGCCGGTGTGTGCCCGGTGCGCGGCCACTCCAACGTGCAGGGCGACCGCACGATGGGCATCTTCGAACGGCCGGCGCCGGCCTTCCTCGACGCCCTCGACCGTGAGTTCCGCATCACCTCGCCCCGGCACCACGGCTACGACGTCGTCCGCTCCATCGAGGCGCTGCGCGACGGCAAGGCCAAGGTCTTCTTCGCGATGGGCGGCAACTTCGTCGCGGCGACGCCCGACACCCACGTCACCGAAGCGGCGATGCGCAACGCGCGGCTCACCGTGCAGGTCTCCACCAAACTCAACCGCTCGCACGCGGTCACCGGCCGGCGGGCCCTGATCCTGCCGACCCTCGGCCGCACCGACAAGGACGTCCAGGCGGGCGGCCGGCAGGTCGTCACCGTCGAGGACTCCATGGGCATGGTCCACGCCTCACGCGGCAACCTCCCGCCGGCCGGCCCCCACTTGCTCTCCGAGCCCGCCATCGTCGCGCGGATGGCCCGCGCCGTGCTCGGCCCGGCGTCCACCACCCCCTGGGAGGACTTCGAGAAGGACTACGCGACCATCCGCGACCGCATCGCCCGCGTCGTCCCCGGCTTCGAGGACTTCAACGCGCGCGTCGCGCACCCCGGCGGCTTCCAGCTGCCGCACGCCCCGCGCGACGAACGCCGCTTCCCGACCGCGACCGGCAAGGCCAACTTCACGGCAGCGCCGGTCGAGCACCCCGAACTGCCGCAGGGGCGGCTGCTGTTGCAGACCATCCGCTCCCACGATCAGTACAACACCACGATCTACGGCCTCGACGACCGCTACCGGGGCATCAAGGGCGGCCGCCGCGTCGTCCTCGTCAACCCCGACGACGCGGCCGAACTCGGCCTCGCGGACGGCGCGTACACCGACCTGGTCAGCGAATGGCGCGACGGCGTCGAACGCCGCGCCGCCGGCTTCCGCGTCGTCCACTACCCCACCGCGCGCGGCTGCGCCGCCGCGTACTACCCCGAGACGAACGTCCTGGTCCCGCTCGGCTCCACCGCCGACACCAGCAACACCCCCGTCAGCAAATCCGTCGTCGTGCGCTTCGAGCAGCCGGGTTCCGGCGAGCGGGCCGGTCAGCGGGACGCTCCCTAA